Within Antennarius striatus isolate MH-2024 chromosome 22, ASM4005453v1, whole genome shotgun sequence, the genomic segment TGGATTTTGatcttaatttcctttttattcaTCTCTGGCTGCCTGTTTGGGTCTAACCAGCAGAGGAAGAAGCCTTGTGGATCACTGCATTACCTAACCTACATGTGACTGTGATGTTGACAGTATTGCTGGCAACAAAGCAAGTTCCTCTTCCTTATTTGGTTTCAAAAGTTGGCCGCAGTCGAATtatataaatcataaaaattGCAGGacaaaaatactttaaagtataataataaaatataatacaacTTCCAATGCAGTGCACAGATgactaattttaattttctctttgtATATGAAGGAtggttgaattattttttttaaattttaagatATTGCTCCTTGGACGTTTTTTGATGTTGCGTGTTCTATATTGTGTGCTGATACTAATGTTATTTTggagttgtgttgttttcagtATCATTTCCAATAGGTTGTCGGTTGTCTACCATCTTGGTTTTAGCATTTGAACGCTCTTACTCAGGTTGGCCACACGGTGGCAGTATGGAGCTAACGCAAAGATCCACAAAATTAAGGAGGAGCCACTCTGTCATGAAAATCAAGGCAAACAGCGGTTCTAGAAAGGGCATCGAGTATCTCCCGCTGCAGTTGAAGCTGTCCTTCAAGTACCGTCAACCCGGAGAATCCTTTAGGAGCACATTCTGTAACGTTTATGACCCGATACAGGAAGACATTAGTCATCCTCAGATGATACCGATTTGATCACCGGTGATCGGTCTGCCCTTCGCCCCGTTCAGCCTCTCTTTACAGAACAGTCGGTGTTTACCGGAGCACTGCGGCTTCCGTCCCTCCAGCGACATGACTCGGGCTGCGGAGAGACTCAAACTACTGATCAATCATCTCGATCGGTCGCCCGATGTGATCGTATCCTTTCAGTGTTGCTGTCTCCGTTCTGCCGGTCGGTGTGTCGGCGGCCTCGCCTCCCGGTACCCGCGGCTCCGGTGGTGGAGCTCCGGCCTGCGGGGTGACAGGACCGTCCACCGACTAGTTATAGTTGAGTTACACAGGGTGTTGACGTCACAGTTAAGTTACTATTATCATTTATCTGTTTATGCTTTAACTTATTCGATCGAAGGGATGCTCTACAGAGgagaattttgttattttgttattattgtcaTGTTTGTAACCATTCACAACCATTGATCAAACCTACTCCTTTGAtatatgaaagtaggtcagagcactagctttgatctttgacctatgcaagtaggtcagggtaaaatttgaattgaattcaggggtgtcgcgggatgttgcactCCAACTGcgttggttgttgtttttcatttggagGGGGTCTGGTTGTTCTTCTGTTAGCTGTCTCCACACACGTCTCCTCAGCCTCCTTGACATCCTCCTCAGAGAGCTGCACCAACATTGGCTCCATCCCTCTCTTCCAGTCTCCCCCTGAGCCTGAGGTCTGGACATTTTCCTGCCTGCGTTCAGCAGCGTCTTCTTGTTAAACATTAGTAGAACTTGTCTGTCGCTCACCTCTGGCACAGTTTCACCAGCGCCCCTTCAGCCGGGGCTGCATTCGGGTTCAGGGATTCACCAGACGTCCACAGACAAGCCCTGTTTTCAGGACACGTCTCGTGTGACATTGCAGCCCTTTGTTACATAAAGTTTCAGGAAACCTTACCTCGCTTTCCAAACGATTGATTTACTAAtaaaacacatactgtatcgTCACATTTTTGTGTGCTCTCACTCTCATTGGTAGATACACTCTGGATAATGACCTGCTGACCCCAGAACAGCGAATCTCCTATGAGAAAAATGGATTCATTCTCATCAAGAATCTGGTGTCTGAACAAGACATCAACAGGTTCAGGTGAGCATCAGAGACTCTGAGAAGCGTAAAGACAATAAGACCTTTCTACCAGCACACCAACAGATAAACATCCGTGTTTGAAACTGAGCAGAGGAGGTCTAAcccttttaaatataatttaatgtgatGATTTACTCTAATCTCCGTTCTTTCTCCAGGAACGAGTTTGAAAAGGTCTGTCGACAGCATGTGAAGCCTCTTGGTCTGGTAGCTATGAGGGATGTGGCGATCGCTAAGTCTGAGTTTGTACCAGATCAGAAAGCAGTCACTAAAATCCAAGACTTTCAAGAAGATCCTGAATTGTTCCGGTACTGCACCTTACCGCAGGTAgaacctcctccaggagatCTGAAATTTGAAGTTTGTCATCATCTGTATGTGGCGATAGCTGTCAAAAGTCCACAGATTTGACCCacatgtgtgtttctctgtcagaTTCTGAAGTATGTGGAGTGCTTCACTGGACCAAACATCATGGCCATGCACACCATGCTGATCAACAAGCCTCCTGATGCAGGTCTGGAGCAGCTAGATGGTGGAAGACGTTTAATCAGAGGAGAAACCAGCTCGAGtctttagtttaaaaaaaaacacgtgtTTCAATCCTCACATTTAAATATAGAAGTCTAGATTATTTCTCTCTCTAAATCAcctgtgtcaaactcaaggcctgggggggccaaagtcaaaatcaaagtcagctttattgtcaagtgtaccctatacgcctggtgaaagaaactgtcattgagcctgctggttttgatcaaagctagtactttggcgttagtgctttgatcaacgccagtaggtcagagcactagctttgatctttgacctatgcaaggaggtcagagtaaaatttggaattcaggggaaagcagacttcaggattgtgtttgccatgttttgggatgttgcagtttgtgactgccttggttctagttcttTATAGactttgatagtttgatccttgattgatggactactgtgggtttaataacctgaaaaattaaaagaatctatgttaaaacagagaaacaaacatatttgtaatatttgtaacttgaataagtaataaatttaaagTTATTTCACAATAAGGATCAGCGAAACTCACAAACCGTCATGAGATGTCATATATGAGTTTCCGTTTATTCTATTTTAAACCACTTTCAGAACTTACGAGACACGTTGTCTGTTGGTTCAGGTAAAAAGACGTCTCGCCACCCGATGCACCAGGATCTGCATTACTTCCCGTTTCGCCCGGCGGACAGGATCGTCTGCGCCTGGACGGCCATGGAGAGAGTGAACAGGCAGAACGGCTGTCTGGTTGTCCTGCCGGGATCACACACCGGCACCCTGCGGGAACACGACTACCCCGAGTGGGAGGTACGAACACACACTCGTGCATCAAGATCAAGGAAGTACATTttcacctggacacacacacacacacacacacacacacacacacacacaaacactgtgttGTGGGTTCTTAGGGCGGTGTAAACAAGATGTACCACGGAGTTCGTGACTACAACCAGCAGCACCCCAGGGTGCATCTGGAGATGGAGAAGGGTGACACTGTTTTCTTCCATCCGCTGCTGATTCATGGATCCGGCATGAACCAGACGCAGGGTTTCCGCAAGGTACTACACTACCCATAATCCACCTGGTGTTTAATTGTATCCTTAAGGTGATATTTGTAAGATGTGGAGAAAGATGTGAAtataatcgtgtgtgtgtgtgtgtgtgtgtgtgtttccaggccATCTCTTGCCACTATGCCAGCTCTGACTGCTTCTACATCAATGTGAAGGGAACCACACAAGAAAACATCGAGAAGGAGGTGCTGGAGATCGCGTCGAGGAAGCTCAACATGACGGGCGACTTCGACTTAAAGGTCAGGccgttttaattttttttctgacatcctCTGTAACTCGAAGGCGTGATGAACGAGGTGATAAGAATTCATGGGGACTTGATAATGTGGGGGTAGTAACAGTAACTGTTGTGTATGGTCAGTTCAGAAGGGTTGAAAACATCCTCTGTCATAACATTTGAGGATTTTCATTGGCTTTGTTTGAAACTCACAGAcaaatcagatttttctttgaataaaaCAACGCTGATGTCAGAAATAAGAGACTCAGACCagtcaaatttaaataatttcaaaatgatttttatgcTCCCAAAGAGgacaataatttaaatgttggaCGACTCCTGCTCTGTTGGAAGCCGTTACAGTAGAAACACAACACCAAGTACCGGCATGTGTTATCTTTTGGCGTCACATAACTGATACACATTTCTCGGTGCATTGCATCatggtcaaaatattttattgttcttGCATTAGTGAACCACCTGTCTTTCCTCACTGATGCGCCGATGCCTGTCTCTCACAGGATAGCTGGGCTTTTCGAGGCCGTCTGGTTCAAGGAGAGAGGACTTCTCTGTAAACCAGCTGCTGCAGAAGAACGACCAGCTACTGATTAGAGGAACACAGGTTTCCTTTGAATTGTCGGTGAATTAGTCAGAAATTATTCAGTTAATTCCTTTCTAATCATGAAATATGGGTTCCTTTGGAATGGGGAAGATGTAGTTTATAGATTATGTTTCTGATCTCATTCGATTGAGCGCTTGTACTAACTGTAACGTGCTGGAGGATAATTAAGAGGATGTTAAACGCCGTCCGTCTTCTAGACTAGatgtgggtttttctgtctattaaagcgctttgaaatgtcttttgatgtgattaagcgcgatataagtaaaagtaaatttgattgattgattttaacaaACAGCATTAAATGTCTGAAATAACGGATACCGTAGAACCCAGTCAGAAGTCAAcgtcgctcacacacacactgtacctcGAAGTCACCTCAAGGCTGGTGTGAACGCATCCTGAAATGTCTATGAAGCTGTTTTAATGAAACTGTGATGAAAAGGTTGATAACAcagaggaaagagaaggagaaagcaATAACTACAGAGAGGTGGAGCGAGGCAGACGGAAATAAATGTGCATTAATGTCGCTCACAGAAGCCTTGACTTACCTCACGCTGCCTTAGACCTCCAGCAACGTCTTCCTGTGTCTGATGTTGGGATCTTTATGTTTATTTCCTGAACTGTTTCTAAGAAACTTAATTTGTAATATATTTGAATAACGGGAATAATAAAATTCTGCTGCTGTAATGAGACTttgttgtgtctgtagtgtCAAGTCATTCGGTGTGATTTAAGCGCTGCAACACTAGTGCTCAAGGTTTAGCATTTAGCTCTTAGTGTACATCAGGTCAGGAAAACACCATCCtataagtgtgtgtttggatcCAACAGATAAATGA encodes:
- the phyh gene encoding phytanoyl-CoA dioxygenase, peroxisomal — encoded protein: MTRAAERLKLLINHLDRSPDVIRAAPTLAPSLSSSLPLSLRYTLDNDLLTPEQRISYEKNGFILIKNLVSEQDINRFRNEFEKVCRQHVKPLGLVAMRDVAIAKSEFVPDQKAVTKIQDFQEDPELFRYCTLPQILKYVECFTGPNIMAMHTMLINKPPDAGKKTSRHPMHQDLHYFPFRPADRIVCAWTAMERVNRQNGCLVVLPGSHTGTLREHDYPEWEGGVNKMYHGVRDYNQQHPRVHLEMEKGDTVFFHPLLIHGSGMNQTQGFRKAISCHYASSDCFYINVKGTTQENIEKEVLEIASRKLNMTGDFDLKDSWAFRGRLVQGERTSL